A window from Podospora bellae-mahoneyi strain CBS 112042 chromosome 1 map unlocalized CBS112042p_1, whole genome shotgun sequence encodes these proteins:
- a CDS encoding uncharacterized protein (EggNog:ENOG503P0X9; COG:S): MSAPPPQGPGGFSLFPNTTARPPSRSQNQQRPPTRSGTPQEGPSNSTEASPPRDPRIRRDSSVREGKQRVASTNPWQHALDARESQRRQYPQESEAGPSNAVPVPDPVVETACAQPVSDPPQRCETAFSEAQTLVRSNSARSRSSIAKPPLTYAPAGQSSSSGGPSSSSHQNPPQLRSIFPTYNPELPLDRQEYYPKEASPTRIPQAAISRPLYSPRRERAPTVTSNHNPQSPPQGPIQSPAPTTTSSRWPRHHEPAVIPPVSSTEELRSLWKVTNGWKASSLEGRPFCLKLTTTPDAPVYTLSSSTSQPFYCLRIDPTSASALVSLSRYDPNKPFKQSPPSPNSGSPSQSPTPGGVSQSANIINSSPSTPPSSTSLRTSMSLRTSKSTRSLQHNAKNWLEVLTTSLTPPGLRNENDGLVAQLWPSAAARLVADRSNDATTVALAQQESARLVFDPDSGNHFLVHPALAMPFCVTIERNPVYSRTEYTLEHLESPVHLAKLTRDGTGQGWLEVDTSIAAKIEAVYLVDVVVAALVLVAHGDDQYTAGVEVFEPPPVVFGGGNGSVISGDRRSSRSSRRAGGDSRASMRREEKQRKKEAKKAEKRSKSRSSKKRMEQFEIDLESQDSEYGKRSVKEKEEKLPAMLRALVWLIKIFFKCLIGSLALVFKCLGGIINGLARCCGLGKL, from the coding sequence ATgtcggcaccaccacctcaggGGCCGGGAggcttctccctcttcccaaaTACTACTGCCAGACCACCGTCGAGGAGTCAGAACCAGCAGAGACCACCGACTAGGTCAGGGACACCTCAGGAGGGGCCGTCCAATTCGACAGAGGCATCGCCTCCTCGTGATCCGAGGATACGGAGGGACTCTTCAGTCAGGGAAGGAAAGCAGAGGGTTGCATCAACCAATCCATGGCAACATGCTCTTGACGCTCGAGAATCTCAACGACGGCAATATCCCCAGGAGAGCGAGGCCGGGCCGTCCAATGCTGTACCTGTCCCGGACCCCGTAGTTGAGACGGCATGTGCTCAGCCGGTGAGCGATCCACCGCAACGATGCGAGACAGCCTTCTCCGAAGCGCAGACTCTTGTCAGGAGTAACAGCGCTCGATCTCGAAGCTCAATTGCCAAACCACCACTCACATACGCCCCGGCTggtcaatcttcttcttcaggaggaccatcttcctcgtcccaTCAAAACCCACCACAACTTCGCTCCATCTTTCCCACCTACAACCCCGAGCTTCCTCTGGACAGACAGGAGTACTACCCAAAAGAAgcctccccaacccgcaTTCCCCAAGCAGCCATCTCCCGTCCTCTCTACTCCCCACGACGAGAGCGCGCCCCAACAGtcaccagcaaccacaaccctcaATCACCCCCCCAAGGACCAATCCAGTCCCCAGCgcccaccacaacatcctcCCGCTGGCCCCGCCACCACGAACCGGCCGTGATCCCGCCCGTCTCCTCAACAGAAGAACTGCGCTCCCTCTGGAAAGTAACCAACGGCTGgaaagcctcctccctcgaagGCCGCCCCTTCTGCCTCAAActcaccacaaccccggACGCCCCAGTctacaccctctcctcctccacctcgcaACCCTTCTACTGCCTCCGAATCGACCcaacctccgcctccgccctcgtctccctctcccgctaCGACCCAAACAAACCCTTCAAAcaatcccccccctccccaaacagcggctccccctcccaatccccaaccccaggtgGCGTCTCCCAATCGGCAAACAtaatcaactcctccccctccacgcccccctcctccacctccctccgaACAAGCATGTCCCTCCGCACAAGCAAATCCACCCGCTCCCTCCAACACAACGCCAAAAACTGGCTAGAAGTCCTGACAACCTCCCTCACTCCCCCCGGCCTGAGGAACGAAAACGACGGTTTGGTCGCCCAGTTATGGCCCTCCGCCGCAGCACGCCTGGTAGCCGACCGCTCCAACGACGCAACAACCGTCGCGCTCGCGCAGCAAGAATCCGCGCGGTTAGTCTTCGATCCCGATTCGGGCAACCACTTCCTCGTCCACCCCGCCTTAGCCATGCCCTTTTGCGTGACGATAGAGAGAAACCCGGTTTATTCAAGAACAGAATACACCCTCGAGCACCTCGAATCGCCCGTCCACCTCGCCAAACTCACCCGCGACGGGACAGGGCAGGGTTGGCTGGAAGTCGACACCTCCATCGCGGCCAAGATCGAGGCGGTGTACCtagttgatgttgttgttgctgcgtTGGTGCTGGTCGCGCACGGGGACGACCAATATACCGCCGGTGTCGAGGTCTTCGAGCCGCCTCcggttgtttttggtggggggaaTGGTTCTGTCATCTCCGGCGACCGTCGCTCTTCACGGTCGTCCAGACGGGCAGGGGGCGATTCCCGTGCGAGCatgagaagagaagagaaacaaCGGAAGAaagaggccaagaaggcggagaagaggtCTAAAAGCCGAtccagcaagaagaggatggagcAGTTCGAGATTGACCTCGAGAGCCAGGATAGTGAATACGGCAAACGATCAgtgaaagaaaaggaggagaaatTACCTGCTATGTTGAGGGCGTTGGTGTGGCTGATCAAGATTTTCTTCAAATGCTTGATTGGGAGTCTAGCGCTGGTGTTTAAATGTCTCGGGGGAATCATCAACGGGTTGGCGAGATGTTGTGGGTTAGGGAAGCTATAG
- a CDS encoding uncharacterized protein (COG:G; CAZy:GH47; EggNog:ENOG503NXK1) → MPGISDSFTTAAAFHSAMAILTARRFQRLALLTVVALVFYILLDQADYVAIPMVPKTGQYVQSTYDWARRRMKYPFDESKLIKLPEGIPRELPRIQYDFSQDEASESHIKTQKERQEAVKQAAKKSWNAYRKYAWGRDELLPEKLTGKDTFAGWGATLVDSLDTLWIMGLKDEYKEAVQKTATINWDKTTSSHCSLFETTIRYLGGLLSAYDLNGDQVLLDKAVELGDMLYAGFDTPNHMPANSFNFREAKAGSLRPSMGESSAAAGTLSLEFTRLAQLTGDPKYFNAISGVTRALEKTQDDTNLPGMWPVFIDVSRNEPENPISATGSSFSLGASADSAYEYFSKMYVLLGGLDPTYKKLHMKSMATARKHLLFRPMLPDLYPATPPDVLLSGNVYANGQDIIDLQPQVQHLGCFAGGMFALGGKLFHEPAHVKIGEQLARGCAWAYEAFPSGIMPEVSEIIPCPAPSSAPSSKDEEEEEFPRCKWDDATYKEANTAPGRYPKPFRAVQDPSYLLRPEAIESIFIAYRITGKKDLLDIAWRMFTAVQKATETNEAYTAISDVNVAPGEEQADAHGRGGTRSRTKNSMESFWIAETLKYYYLIFSEPDLISLDDYVFNTEAHPLKIPKPGKEAEGKEGLDTEKEA, encoded by the exons ATGCCGGGCATTTCGGACAGTTTCACGACTGCCGCTGCATTTCATAGCG CAATGGCCATCCTAACCGCCCGCAGGTTTCAACGCCTAGCTCTGTTGACGGTGGTCGCTCTTGTTTTCTATATACTCCTCGACCAAGCAGACTATGTTGCCATTCCCATGGTGCCAAAAACGGGGCAATATGTCCAAAGCACTTACGACTGGGCAAGACGCCGGATGAAATACCCGTTTGATGAGTCCAAACTCATCAAGCTGCCAGAGGGGATCCCACGAGAGCTTCCCCGCATCCAGTATGACTTCTCCCAGGATGAAGCCAGCGAGTCTCACATCAAGACTCAAAAGGAACGACAGGAGGCTGTGAAGCAGGCCGCAAAGAAGTCATGGAACGCCTATCGAAAATACGCCTGGGGCCGGGATGAGCTCCTCCCTGAGAAGCTCACTGGAAAAGACACCTTTGCTGGATGGGGTGCTACGCTGGTGGACTCGTTGGACACGCTGTGGATCATGGGATTGAAAGACGAATACAAGGAGGCGGTCCAAAAGACCGCTACCATCAACTGGGACAAGACGACCTCTTCACATTGCTCGCTTTTCGAAACGACGATCCGGTATCTGGGTGGTCTCCTCTCAGCATACGATCTCAATGGCGACCAggtcctcctcgacaaggcCGTTGAGCTGGGCGATATGCTCTACGCCGGCTTCGACACCCCCAACCACATGCCAGCAAACAGCTTCAACTTTCGTGAGGCGAAGGCGGGAAGTCTCAGGCCCAGCATGGGCGAGTCTTCTGCTGCAGCCGGAACCCTGTCTCTCGAATTTACTCGGCTTGCCCAGCTGACCGGGGATCCCAAGTATTTCAACGCCATTTCTGGGGTGACGCGCGCCCTTGAAAAGACGCAGGACGACACAAATCTCCCGGGAATGTGGCCGGTGTTTATTGACGTCTCTCGCAACGAGCCCGAGAACCCTATCAGTGCGACGGGTAGCTCTTTTAGCCTGGGCGCCTCTGCCGATTCGGCCTACGAGTACTTTTCCAAGATGTACGTCCTTCTCGGTGGCCTCGATCCAACGTACAAGAAACTTCACATGAAGTCCATGGCCACCGCTCGCAAACACCTCCTTTTCCGGCCCATGCTCCCGGATTTGTACCCTGCCACACCGCCTGATGTGCTGTTGTCGGGTAATGTCTATGCTAATGGTCAAGACATTATCGACCTCCAGCCTCAGGTGCAGCACTTGGGGTGCTTTGCGGGTGGAATGTTTGCCTTGGGTGGGAAGCTCTTCCATGAACCCGCCCACGTTAAGATTGGCGAGCAGCTCGCTCGTGGGTGTGCCTGGGCGTATGAAGCGTTTCCTTCTGGGATCATGCCTGAGGTTTCAGAGATCATTCCCTGCCCTGCTCCCTCTTCTGCGCCTTCATCaaaggacgaagaagaggaggagtttcCCCGGTGCAAGTGGGATGATGCAACCTATAAAGAAGCCAACACTGCCCCTGGCCGGTATCCCAAGCCTTTCAGGGCTGTCCAGGACCCTTCGTATCTCCTCCGGCCTGAAGCGATCGAGTCTATCTTTATTGCTTACCGCATCACTGGCAAGAAGGACTTGCTCGATATCGCCTGGCGCATGTTCACGGCTGTTCAAAAAGCGACCGAAACAAACGAGGCGTACACGGCTATTTCAGATGTCAATGTTGCCCCGGGTGAAGAGCAAGCGGATGCTCATGGCCGGGGTGGGACGAGGTCAAGAACCAAGAACTCGATGGAGAGCTTTTGGATTGCCGAGACGCTGAAGTACTATTATCTTATCTTCTCTGAGCCGGACCTCATTAGTTTGGATGACTATGTTTTTAATACCGAGGCGCACCCGTTGAAGATTCCCAAGCCGGGtaaggaggcggaggggaaggagggattGGATACGGAAAAGGAGGCATAA
- a CDS encoding uncharacterized protein (BUSCO:EOG092643IE; COG:D; EggNog:ENOG503NUSB) — protein MNLTRFRRPATLLYLSRHFTTTTTTCSLKHPPPPPPPPPPFPTTINAMDLTSPPPEEPPSYIAAARSHGIPLRQSAPIKPGPLPLQLPILNHLRTKRVILASASPRRRAMLNQIGLTNLEVWPSNTPEDLDKKTHSPEEYVSATARAKCHAVYEAVLAAQAKPDATKEHLEDPAVVIAADTIIATRAGQILEKPKSEQDHVRMLTHLRDGRYHRVLTGVCVMAPKADASHPGYEIRGHVEDTKVYFAREEDGLPDDVIESYVRTREGADKAGGYALQGVGGMVLVEKVEGSVDNVIGLPVRKCLQLCERVVFRQGEEVEGEEEDEEE, from the coding sequence ATGAACTTGACCCGTTTCCGACGACCTGCCACACTTCTCTACCTCTCCCGCCatttcaccaccaccacaaccacttGTTCCCTcaaacacccaccaccaccaccaccaccaccacccccttttccaaccaccatcaacgcAATGGACCTTACTTCCCCGCCCCCCGAGGAACCTCCCTCCTacatcgccgccgcccgcaGCCACGGCATCCCCCTCCGTCAATCAGCCCCCATCAAACCCGGCCCCTTGCCGCTtcaactccccatcctcaaccacctccgcACCAAGCGCGTGATTTTAGCCTCTGCCTCCCCTCGTCGAAGAGCAATGCTCAACCAAATCGGCCTCACAAATCTCGAAGTCTGGCCTTCAAACACCCCCGAGGACCTCGACAAGAAAACACACTCACCAGAGGAGTACGTCTCAGCCACCGCCCGAGCAAAATGCCACGCCGTCTACGAAgccgtcctcgccgcccaggCCAAACCAGATGCCACCAAGGAACATTTGGAAGATCCAGCTGTTGTCATTGCAGCGGATACAATCATCGCCACCCGCGCAGGGCAGATATTGGAAAAGCCAAAAAGCGAACAAGATCATGTTCGGATGCTGACGCATCTGAGGGATGGGAGGTATCACCGGGTTTTGACGGGGGTTTGCGTCATGGCGCCAAAGGCGGATGCGAGTCATCCGGGGTATGAGATTAGGGGGCATGTGGAGGATACGAAGGTTTACTtcgcgagggaggaggacgggttGCCGGACGATGTTATTGAGAGTTATGTcaggacgagggagggggcggatAAGGCGGGGGGGTATGCGCTgcagggggtgggggggatggtgcttgtggagaaggtggaggggagtgtGGATAATGTGATTGGGTTGCCGGTTAGGAAGTGTCTGCAGTTGTGTGAGAGGGTTGTTTTTaggcagggggaggaggtggagggggaggaggaggatgaggaggagtga
- the UTP11 gene encoding Small subunit (SSU) processome component (EggNog:ENOG503Q39Y; BUSCO:EOG09264CA0; COG:S), with protein MSSLRNSVQRRSHRERAQPLERAKLGLLEKKKDYQKRAKDFKKKQTVLKSLREKAAEKNEDEFYFGMMSRKSAGSSSLTAGKGFDGKVAGDRGNKAMGVDLVRLLKTQDLGYVRTVRNIVAKEVRGLEERWVLAGGGEEEEDSEDEFDMGGQQPKKAKKIVFCEGVEERKEVVEGRKRQEREQESDDEDDEERVRKERNLEKLAKKLKEARKKLKALTDAELELEVTQAKMAKTATSGGVTKAGRRIKVRERKR; from the exons atgtcttCCCTACGGAACAG CGTCCAACGCCGCTCCCACCGCGAACGCGCCCAGCCCCTCGAGCGCGCCAAACTCGGCCTCctagaaaagaaaaaagattATCAAAAACGCGCAAAGGACTtcaaaaaaaagcaaacagtCCTCAAATCCCTCCGGGAGAAAGCCGCCGAGAAGAACGAAGATGAGTTTTATTTCGGCATGATGTCCCGCAAGTCGGCCGGATCGTCTTCTCTCACTGCAGGAAAAGGGTTTGATGGAAAGGTAGCGGGGGATAGGGGAAACAAGGCTATGGGTGTGGATTTAGTCAGGCTGCTCAAGACGCAGGATTTGGGGTATGTGAGGACTGTGAGGAATATTGTTGCcaaggaggtgagggggttggaggaaaGGTGGGTGCTTGCgggcgggggggaagaggaggaggatagtgAGGATGAGTTTGATATGGGAGGGCAACAACCGAAGAAAGCGAAGAAGATTGTTTtttgtgagggggttgaggagcggaaggaggtggtggagggaaggaaaaggcaggagagggaacaggagagtgatgatgaggatgatgaggagagggtgaggaaggagcggAATTTGGAGAAATTGGCtaagaagttgaaggaggcgaggaaaAAGCTCAAGGCGTTGACAGATGCCGAGTTGGAACTGGAGGTTACACAGGCGAAGATGGCGAAAACGGCGACGAGCGGGGGGGTTAcgaaggcggggaggaggattaaggtcagggagaggaagaggtga
- a CDS encoding uncharacterized protein (EggNog:ENOG503P57R), with product MIPHHAPKPSVARQGSQSSQGSQGGSVWLADCQQYRNVIESLASSEPRLRRRDPRLELKNIPWPFKNTRIAVLESPSAGSPFTRKPWQCGDPAKFRLSLTDESPASGPDGRRIIIMEGQAPAHIGTLGTHFNIHPAFFVDHERDNAPEAFKSNDAYYNISLPCVQKEHVTMRYYQLISLPNDLQSNFRVFCAETGRTVTTTRILGKFADTVCLHRKCSIWRRPRENGTGWDCIVITDPPLRYVGTSYEAYNPIPVFPITRFHQGGYPDFIPHQRQMKNLHRGGPPRTTLLDDLCFYLDHHWDLFDSHGADLVLTLAQKIVASHYRQHVGFLQTYISHVQHSMSRQENLEYFNTTAVEKQWSDVQSYERRLSYYCIDLESIMIQCRIPFQAPNVLSGSGSSSEADFQFLYMALKDVRRRVELLSSSITGLAGMVGNRQAVEEQVLSRQEATSVKALTVVGLVFIPLGFVASLFGMEDWFAPGGERFWMYWAVAVPVSVVAFGLYFFAKVVRGGGMGKRRVEGKGMC from the coding sequence ATGATCCCACACCATGCCCCCAAGCCTTCCGTTGCAAGGCAAGGCAGTCAGTCTAGCCAAGGAAGCCAAGGGGGCAGCGTCTGGCTTGCCGATTGCCAGCAGTACCGAAACGTCATCGAGAGTCTCGCCTCGTCCGAGCCTAGGTTGAGACGTAGAGACCCCAGACTCGAACTCAAGAACATACCTTGGCCCTTCAAAAACACCAGAATCGCCGTGCTTGAGTCCCCATCCGCGGGCTCTCCCTTCACCAGAAAGCCGTGGCAGTGCGGCGACCCAGCAAAGTTCAGACTCTCCTTGACCGACGAATCACCCGCCTCAGGCCCAGATGGACGCcgaatcatcatcatggagGGCCAAGCCCCAGCCCACATCGGCACCCTGGGCACACACTTCAACATCCACCCCGCCTTCTTCGTCGACCACGAACGAGACAACGCCCCCGAAGCCTTCAAGTCCAACGACGCCTACTACAACATCTCGCTCCCATGCGTCCAAAAAGAGCATGTCACCATGAGATACTACCAGCTCATCTCCCTTCCCAACGATCTCCAAAGCAACTTTCGCGTCTTTTGCGCAGAAACCGGGCGCACCGTCACAACAACTCGAATCCTCGGTAAATTCGCCGACACAGTCTGCCTCCACAGGAAGTGCTCCATCTGGCGGCGCCCACGAGAAAATGGCACAGGCTGGGATTGCATCGTCATCACCGACCCCCCCCTCCGATACGTAGGGACCTCTTACGAAGCCTACAACCCGATCCCCGTCTTCCCCATCACGCGCTTCCACCAGGGGGGGTACCCCGACTtcatccctcaccaacgACAGATGAAGAACCTCCACCGCGGCGGCCCGCCCCGAACGACACTCCTCGACGACTTGTGCTTCTACCTCGATCACCACTGGGATTTATTCGACAGCCACGGCGCCGACCTGGTCTTGACCCTCGCGCAAAAGATCGTCGCAAGCCATTACCGCCAACACGTCGGTTTTTTGCAGACGTACATCTCTCACGTGCAGCACAGCATGTCGAGGCAGGAGAATCTCGAGtacttcaacaccaccgcgGTAGAGAAACAGTGGTCAGATGTGCAGTCGTATGAGCGGAGGTTGTCGTATTATTGTATTGATCTCGAGTCGATCATGATACAGTGTCGGATTCCGTTTCAGGCACCGAACGTTTTGTCTGGCAGTGGTTCGTCTTCCGAGGCAGATTTTCAGTTTTTGTACATGGCGTTGAAGGatgtgaggaggagggtcgaGCTTTTGAGCAGCAGTATCACTGGGCtggcggggatggtggggaataggcaggcggtggaggagcaggtgTTGAGCAGGCAGGAGGCGACGAGCGTCAAGGCgttgacggtggtggggttggtgtttaTACCGCTTGGGTTTGTGGCGAGCTTGTTTGGAATGGAGGATTGGTTTGCGCCcgggggggagaggttttGGATGTATTGGGCGGTTGCCGTGCCGGTTAGTGTGGTGGCTTTTGGGCTGTATTTTTTTGcaaaggtggtgaggggtggggggatggggaagcGTAGGGtagaggggaaggggatgtgttga
- the PLB1 gene encoding Lysophospholipase 1 (COG:G; EggNog:ENOG503NUWK), translating into MHILDYSTTLAALLLTTANLASAEPIPVPAVQLSQPNHDLILSPRARPNAPSGGYAPQEVNCPRNKPTVRLADGISKQEEDWLGKRRKETVKPMIDFLKRANLEGFDAEAYINRVAPDVKDLPNVGIAVSGGGYRALMNGAGFVAAADSRTTGATGEGQIGGLLQSSTYLAGLSGGGWLVSSIYTNNFSTVETLRNGREGSSIWKFDRSIFIGPNLPGIFDTTRYWSRVARQVAAKADAGFETSITDYWGRALGYQLIDAEDGGPAYTFSSIALDDEFSAARTPFPILVANGRYPGERIISLNATVYEFNPYEMGSYDPTTYGFVPMEYLGSNFSQGVIPSSGKCVKGFDSVSYIYGTSSSLFNAFMLQNISSVEGVPTFLLNAANATLNILDSNENDIAQYEPNPFLGWNNATNPSAQKIELDLVDGGLDLQNIPLHPLIQPFRHVDVIFAVDSSADTTHNWPNGTALRASWDRSQGAIANGTLFPPVPDQNTFINLGLNNRPTFFGCDVNNFTLEAGQKVPPLLVYIPNAPYSANSNVSTFTSSYPESQRNEIITNGYNAATQGNGTLDGEWNKCVACAVLSRSLARTGTGVPGECGRCFERYCWDGRLDTKAVEGEYEPGFRVGDASTKDSAAAGRAVVMETGMGLVVGLLGVVVMML; encoded by the exons ATGCATATTCTAGAttactccaccaccctcgctgctctcctcctcaccaccgccaaccttGCCTCCGCCGAACCCATCCCAGTCCCAGCTGTTCAGctctcccaacccaaccatGATTTAATCCTCAGCCCTCGCGCGCGTCCCAACGCGCCCAGCGGCGGCTATGCGCCCCAGGAAGTCAACTGTCCCAGAAACAAACCCACTGTCCGTCTTGCCGATGGCATCtccaagcaggaggaggactgGCTCGGGAAGCGAAGGAAGGAGACGGTGAAGCCCATGATTGACTTCTTGAAGAGGGCTAATCTGGAAGGGTTCGATGCCGAGGCTTACATCAACCGTGTGGCTCCGGATGTGAAGGATCTTCCCAATGTTGGGATTGCCGTTTCGGGGGGTGGTTACAGGGCGTTGATGAATGGGGCCGGGTTCGTCGCTGCTGCCGACAGCAGGACCACGGGTGCGACTGGGGAGGGACAgattggggggttgctgcAGAGCAGTACTTATTTGGCTGGTttgtctggtggtggttggttggtgtcGAGCATTTACACCAACAACTTTAGCACGGTTGAGACGTTGAGGaacgggagggaggggagcagTATTTGGAAGTTTGATAGGAGTATCTTTATTGGGCCGAACTTGCCTGGGATTTTTGATACTACCAGGTACTGGTCTAGGGTGGCTAGGCAGGTTGCTGCGAAGGCGGATGCTGGGTTCGAGACTTCCATCACGGATTA CTGGGGCCGTGCCCTGGGTTATCAACTCATCGACGCCGAAGACGGCGGGCCGGCCtacaccttctcctccatcgccctaGACGATGAGTTCTCCGCCGCCcgcacccccttccccatcctcgtAGCCAACGGCCGCTACCCGGGGGAGAGGatcatctccctcaacgccACGGTCTACGAGTTCAACCCTTACGAAATGGGCTCCTACGATCCCACCACGTACGGTTTTGTTCCCATGGAGTACCTAGGCTCCAACTTCTCTCAGGGCGTCATCCCCTCCAGCGGAAAGTGCGTCAAGGGGTTTGATTCCGTGTCCTACATCTAcggcacctcctccagcctctTCAACGCCTTCATGCTCCAAAACATTTCCTCGGTCGAAGGCGTCCCTACCTTCCTTCTCAACGCGGCAAACGCAACCCTCAACATCCTAGACAGCAACGAAAACGACATTGCGCAGTACGAACCCAACCCATTCCTGGGCTGGAACAACGCCACCAACCCGAGCGCGCAAAAAATCGAGCTTGATCTCGTCGATGGAGGGTTAGACCTCCaaaacatccccctccacccgctCATCCAACCCTTCCGCCACGTGGATGTCATTTTTGCGGTAGACAGCTCGGCAGACACGACGCACAACTGGCCGAATGGCACCGCCCTCCGCGCCAGTTGGGACCGCTCCCAaggcgccatcgccaacGGCACGCTGttccctcccgtccccgACCAAAACACGTTTATTAACCTCGGGCTTAACAACCGGCCCACGTTTTTCGGGTGTGACGTCAATAATTTCACTTTGGAGGCCGGGCAAAAGGTGCCCCCGTTGCTGGTTTACATCCCTAATGCTCCTTATAGCGCCAATTCGAACGTCTCGACTTTTACGAGTAGTTACCCCGAGAGTCAGAGGAATGAGATCATCACTAATGGGTATAATGCTGCCACGCAGGGGAACGGGACGCTGGATGGGGAGTGGAACAAGTGTGTGGCGTGCGCGGTGTTGAGTAGGAGTTTGGCgaggacggggacgggggtgCCGGGGGAGTGTGGGAGGTGTTTTGAGAGGTATTGctgggatgggaggttggatACCAAGGCTGTGGAAGGGGAGTATGAGCCGGGTTTTAGGGTTGGGGATGCTTCTACCAAGGAtagcgctgctgctgggagggcggtggtaATGGAGACTGGGATGGGGCTGGTGGTTGgattgttgggggtggtggtgatgatgctttag